Within Suricata suricatta isolate VVHF042 chromosome 12, meerkat_22Aug2017_6uvM2_HiC, whole genome shotgun sequence, the genomic segment GGAAAACACTTGAAGTGCAAGTTCAAGGTGCCCTCAGAGCTTTCAGGTCAACTGTGAAAAGGGAATGGCTTTTGCTTCATAGAATTTCCACTCCGTAGAGTGATGTGCCACagaatgtctgtctgtctttcttggGGCCCTGAGCACTGCCTGGGATCTCATTTGCAGATCTGCTTTGTGTGCAAGAAAAAGGGAGCTGCCATCAACTGCCAGGAGGATCAATGTGTCAGAAACTTCCATTTTCCTTGTGGCCAAGAAAGGGGTTGCCTTTCACAATTTTTTGGAGAGTACAAGTGAGTGACGAAGGGGAAGAGTCAGGCTGCCCTTTCGCAAGTTGCTCTTAATTAGCCACTAATGAAATCAGAGTCCAGTTCTCACGGGCCTGTTTTGATTCACTGGTGAATCTGTCCCACCATCAATAATGAGAAACAGTGTGTTGGCTTGGTGATTTCACAGGGGTTACTTcttgcctcccacccccttctTAAATTACAAACAGCTGGGGTTCTTAGACAGCTGCTCGGAGCTAAGCGGGCCTTTCAGGAACAGGAGGTGCGGAGATGGTCCCGGGAGTTTTGTTCAGTGGGGGAACAGCTGTGAGGAGGCATGTGGGCTGTTCCTCCCCCTGCTTCTCCTCCCACGAGCATGGAGGTTCACTGCGCATCGGGCCTGGGTGGTTACCCTCCCTAGGCCCGGCCGCTGGAAGACAGCATCAATGACAAGCCAAGTAAGTCTGTTTACTCTGCTACAGATCTTTTTGTGGAAAACATCGCCCAACACAGGACATCcagcaggggaaggcaggggaggaaagCTGTGTCTTATGTTGTGAAGACTTATCGCAAGCAAGTGTTGAAAACATCCAGAGTCCATGTTGTAGTCAAACTATCTACCACCGCAAGTGCATACAGGTGTGGCTTTCTCTGCCTTGAGGACCTTCCACATTTTCTCTAGTTCAGAGCACCTTGGGAAGAATCAGACAATCTCGGCTTCCCGTGCCCATCTTGGAGGCCTGTGTGCAGGGTTGGCTTCAGGCAGTCAGAGGAAAGTCAGCCCAGTCTCTCATCACCCATGACCTGTAAGACCTCGTTCATGATAACATTTAGACTGAACAAAATCCTTAGGTTGGCTAGAGCAAATGAGTTTAACCTAGAATGAGTCAAGCAGCCTCAAAATCAGTCTTGCTTCCTGGGATGGAAGGAAAAGGACCCCAAATAGGTCAGCACTGCCAAGCCCCACAGCCAGAGATGACAGCTGAGCCACTCCTGGGAGCTTTCTTGAGTTGAACTTGGTCTCTTGTCTGATACCTAGATTTGCACCCCTCACACTAGCTTACCCATAGCCCTTCAGTGGAAATCTCCAGTCAACCTCTTCTAGCAACATCCTCTTGAGGGTTGGGGTGGAGAGGAGGTGATCAAAAATggtgcttttaatgtttttttaattcttttttttttttgagagagagagagtatgtgtgaattggggagaggcagcacagaatgtgaaacaggctccaggctctgagcgctcagcacagagcctgatgcgggactcgaacccacaaatcatgagatcatgacctgagctgaagttggacactcaaccgcctgagccacccaggtgcccaaaaatgGTGCTTTTATAAACACAATGCTTTTCCATGTTTCTCTTACAGAAATATGCCCACACATCAGCAAAGCATTTCTTCAAATGTCCACAGTGTAACAATCGAGAAGAGTTTCCTCAAGAAATGCTAAGAATGGGAATTCATATTCCAGACAGGTAgtagaaactctttttttttaaatgttttatttatttttgagagagagagacagcatgagcagaggagggtcagagagagagagggagacacagaatctgaagacaggctccaggctctgtgctgacagctcagcggggcttgaacccacaaactgcgagatcatgacctgagctgaagccggacgctcaactgactgagccacccaggcgccccagtagtgGAAACTCTTAAGGCAGGAAATGAGCCAGGGAGTGGGTTGCCTAGATTTCTAGAGAGGAGGTGAGTGTAAGGGTTGTTCAGAAAATGAAGGAGCAGCCCACGCCTTTGTatatgggaaagagagaaggaatggaaggagggcttttcagttataaaaagaaaagcagggggGAACCATGGGGATTGGGGTAGGCATGTTCCTGAAAAGGGTACTTGGAGATCAGAATTCCCTGGTGGGTTGGTTCGAATTCCAATGGGGAACTACGGAACCCCCATATTCCACTCATCCTGCCTCAACCCTCTCCCACTGCCAGGCTGCTCAGCCCATCGTGTTTAAAATATTCAGGCAGCCTGTTGCACTCTTTTCCTATGCTAGCTCGAGTTCTTTCTAGTTCCTTCCAGGTTTCACCACCAATTATGTGCCCCTTACTCAGTGTTTCTTCTCACACTAGAGATGCTGCCTGGGAACTCGAGCCAGGGGCTTTCTCGGAGTTGTATCAGCGCTACCAACATTGTGATGCCCCCGTCTGTCTGTatgaaggaggcagagacagcTTTGAGGACGAAGGGTAGGGAAAGGCTCCTGGCTAGAAAGATCTCTCATTGGTGCCATCGTAGGGTTAGCTGTTATTGGCACAGTTATTAGGAGCAAGAAACTCGCTCTTATCTGCAGACCTTAGGGTTAACTCAGGTCCCATTCTCGACCAGCCCAGGACTCACACTGGCACAAGTGGACAGGTCCCTTTGGGGGTCTGCTCCTCCTTGTGCCCAGAGCAGAAACCCTCAATCCAAGTCTTTCCCAAATCCACCTTTTCAGTGTCTGTGCCCGACTGCAGGGTCCGGGGCTTGGCACTCAGCCACGTGTGGGTCACAGGTGAAATGTATGGTGAAAACTGCCTGGCAAGCCCTCAGCCAAGGCCTGGCCCCTAGCTAGCCTCCTGAGAGTGATGTGTGGTATTTGTCTCCGCGCCCCTTGGCTCTTCCTGCAGGAGGTGGTGCCTCGTTCTGTGTGCTACATGCGGGTCCCACGGGACCCACAGGGACTGTTCCTCCCTTAGAGCCAGGAGTAAGAAATGGGAGTGTGAGGAGTGTGCACCTTCTGCTGAAGCCACAGGTGGGACCGGAGGGATGGTCTGGTCTAAGAACTGAGGTACAGGTGGG encodes:
- the PHF7 gene encoding PHD finger protein 7 isoform X2 — translated: MKTIKEKKKEHQRLRKSAKTRVTQRKPSSGPVCRLCLQEPGDPEKLGEFLQKDNLSVHYFCLILSSKLPQRGQSNRGFHGFLPEDIKKEICFVCKKKGAAINCQEDQCVRNFHFPCGQERGCLSQFFGEYKSFCGKHRPTQDIQQGKAGEESCVLCCEDLSQASVENIQSPCCSQTIYHRKCIQKYAHTSAKHFFKCPQCNNREEFPQEMLRMGIHIPDRDAAWELEPGAFSELYQRYQHCDAPVCLYEGGRDSFEDEGRWCLVLCATCGSHGTHRDCSSLRARSKKWECEECAPSAEATDHTPENSGAIPCCSSTFHSGGRFCRDTNLEENPGPSCTDWPGPSFLERPETSGGRRGHSWQSKGVRITKSSKKSK
- the PHF7 gene encoding PHD finger protein 7 isoform X1 — protein: MKTIKEKKKEHQRLRKSAKTRVTQRKPSSGPVCRLCLQEPGDPEKLGEFLQKDNLSVHYFCLILSSKLPQRGQSNRGFHGFLPEDIKKEVARASRKICFVCKKKGAAINCQEDQCVRNFHFPCGQERGCLSQFFGEYKSFCGKHRPTQDIQQGKAGEESCVLCCEDLSQASVENIQSPCCSQTIYHRKCIQKYAHTSAKHFFKCPQCNNREEFPQEMLRMGIHIPDRDAAWELEPGAFSELYQRYQHCDAPVCLYEGGRDSFEDEGRWCLVLCATCGSHGTHRDCSSLRARSKKWECEECAPSAEATDHTPENSGAIPCCSSTFHSGGRFCRDTNLEENPGPSCTDWPGPSFLERPETSGGRRGHSWQSKGVRITKSSKKSK